From a region of the Desulfovibrio inopinatus DSM 10711 genome:
- the rhaS gene encoding rhamnose ABC transporter substrate-binding protein, whose protein sequence is MRKSLFTAFFALLILGLASSVMAKDMKIALVVKNLGNGFFEACNRGAEEAAKELGDIEIIYTGPTTPTAEGQIEIIRSLTAQKVDGIIVSANDPDSLVTITKKAMKRGIPVMSFDSAIAEAGRIIHMSPSDSKFIGEQQVELMGQAMDYKGEFAIVSASSQATNQNEWIGYMKEALEKNPKYKDMKLVAVTYGDDQTDKSYREAQALIRKYPNLKGIEAPTSVGFPASAKAVIDEGKVGKIFVTGLGLPSEVAGYVKKGVVKNFALWNPVDLGYTSVFIMKDLIDKKITGKNGEAVTAGRMGEIPVHDAGQMVMGAPFVFNADNIDDWSSVF, encoded by the coding sequence ATGCGTAAATCACTGTTCACCGCGTTCTTCGCTCTTCTCATTTTGGGATTGGCGTCGTCCGTCATGGCAAAAGACATGAAAATTGCCCTGGTCGTAAAAAATCTCGGCAATGGTTTCTTCGAAGCGTGCAATCGCGGTGCAGAAGAAGCCGCCAAAGAACTCGGTGATATTGAAATTATTTACACCGGACCAACCACACCGACAGCCGAAGGACAGATTGAAATCATCCGTTCCCTGACAGCGCAAAAGGTCGATGGCATCATTGTTTCCGCCAATGACCCCGACTCACTTGTGACCATTACGAAAAAAGCTATGAAACGCGGCATCCCGGTCATGTCGTTCGACTCTGCCATTGCTGAAGCCGGCCGCATTATCCACATGTCCCCCTCCGATTCCAAGTTCATCGGTGAACAACAGGTGGAACTCATGGGGCAAGCCATGGATTACAAAGGCGAATTTGCCATTGTGAGCGCATCGTCCCAGGCTACCAACCAAAACGAGTGGATTGGTTACATGAAGGAAGCCTTGGAAAAGAATCCTAAATACAAAGATATGAAGCTCGTTGCCGTGACCTATGGTGATGACCAGACAGACAAGAGCTACCGTGAAGCCCAAGCGCTGATTCGGAAGTATCCCAACCTCAAAGGCATTGAAGCGCCGACATCCGTTGGTTTTCCCGCTTCGGCCAAAGCCGTCATCGATGAAGGGAAAGTCGGCAAGATCTTTGTTACCGGCCTGGGATTGCCGTCGGAAGTCGCCGGCTATGTGAAAAAAGGTGTAGTGAAAAACTTTGCCCTCTGGAACCCGGTCGACCTTGGATACACATCCGTCTTCATCATGAAAGACCTGATCGATAAAAAGATCACAGGAAAAAATGGCGAAGCCGTCACCGCTGGCCGTATGGGTGAAATCCCGGTGCATGATGCCGGTCAGATGGTCATGGGCGCACCGTTTGTCTTCAATGCCGACAACATCGACGACTGGTCTTCCGTTTTCTAA
- the rhaD gene encoding rhamnulose-1-phosphate aldolase, with the protein MDMLKTPFLADMMRLSKEIYAKGWGEANGGNISMRITPEEMFPFQHCLTTGITTKLPFSLPELAGDYFLVTGTGVFYRNIADYPHESLGIVKISDDGNKTTMVWGYTSGGRPTSELPAHLLSHAVRKKNSQGKDKIVLHTHATNLIALSFVLPLDTRVVTKELWEMMSECVVLFPDGIGVMPWMMPGSLEIGHATAELMKSHSLVMWAHHGIFGAGKNMDQVFGLIETADKAAEMLLKVMAAGGKKQAITPEELKALANAFGLAPLAGVLD; encoded by the coding sequence ATGGATATGCTCAAAACACCTTTTCTGGCCGATATGATGCGCCTCTCCAAGGAAATATACGCCAAAGGTTGGGGAGAGGCCAACGGCGGTAACATTTCGATGCGGATCACTCCCGAAGAAATGTTTCCGTTTCAGCACTGTTTAACAACAGGTATCACGACGAAACTGCCCTTCTCTCTTCCTGAGTTGGCCGGTGATTACTTTCTCGTTACCGGGACAGGTGTTTTTTATCGTAACATCGCTGACTACCCCCATGAAAGTTTGGGCATTGTCAAAATCAGCGATGATGGCAACAAAACCACGATGGTATGGGGCTACACAAGCGGTGGCCGCCCCACCAGCGAACTACCGGCGCACCTGCTTTCTCATGCTGTTCGTAAAAAGAACAGCCAAGGGAAAGACAAAATCGTTTTACACACCCACGCCACAAACCTGATTGCCCTGTCGTTCGTCCTTCCCCTTGATACACGAGTTGTCACGAAAGAACTCTGGGAAATGATGAGCGAATGTGTCGTCCTTTTTCCGGACGGTATCGGCGTCATGCCTTGGATGATGCCCGGTTCCTTGGAAATTGGTCATGCCACGGCCGAACTCATGAAATCACATTCACTCGTCATGTGGGCACATCATGGCATTTTTGGTGCCGGAAAAAACATGGATCAAGTTTTCGGACTGATTGAAACAGCAGATAAAGCTGCAGAAATGCTCCTTAAAGTCATGGCTGCTGGGGGGAAAAAGCAGGCTATTACTCCTGAGGAGCTTAAAGCTCTGGCCAATGCCTTCGGCCTGGCACCGCTTGCCGGTGTGCTCGATTAG
- a CDS encoding L-rhamnose isomerase — protein MKPNTGALHKAYELAKESYAAWGIDTEAAMTALDALPISLHCWQGDDVAGFEAPDTVLSGGIMTTGAYPGKARNAEELRADLDKALSLIPGTHRLNLHAIYAETGGATVDRTELGPEHFTHWMQWAKEKNIGLDFNPTMFSHPKSADGFTLSHPDKSIREYWIAHCKACRRIGEAFGRELGTPCVTNIWVIDGFKDIPIDRMSPRQRLCDSLDAILEEPISSTYNLDAVESKLFGIGSEACVIGSHEFYMGYAATRKILLCLDAGHFHPTEVISNKISSCLLFLEGLLLHVSRPIRWDSDHVVILDDELRAIAQEIVRYNQSKRIHIGLDFFDASINRIAAWVIGTRNTQKALLLALLENTETLRQIEESFSFTDRLAYLEELKSMPFGAVWDYYCHSRGVPVGTAWFDAVKEYERTILAARG, from the coding sequence ATGAAGCCAAACACCGGCGCACTGCACAAAGCTTATGAACTGGCCAAAGAATCGTACGCGGCTTGGGGTATAGACACCGAGGCGGCAATGACCGCTCTGGATGCATTGCCTATTTCCTTGCATTGCTGGCAAGGCGATGACGTTGCCGGATTCGAAGCACCGGACACGGTACTGTCCGGAGGCATCATGACCACCGGCGCCTATCCTGGTAAGGCTCGAAACGCCGAAGAATTGCGTGCCGACTTGGACAAGGCATTATCGCTGATCCCTGGGACACATCGTCTGAATCTCCATGCTATTTATGCGGAAACAGGCGGAGCCACCGTTGATCGCACCGAACTCGGTCCTGAACATTTCACGCATTGGATGCAGTGGGCCAAAGAAAAAAACATCGGGTTGGACTTCAACCCCACGATGTTTTCCCACCCCAAAAGTGCTGACGGTTTCACACTGAGTCACCCAGACAAGTCGATTCGAGAATATTGGATTGCACACTGCAAGGCCTGCCGTCGTATCGGGGAGGCATTTGGCCGTGAACTCGGTACACCATGCGTCACCAATATATGGGTTATCGACGGCTTCAAAGACATTCCCATTGATCGGATGAGCCCGCGTCAACGGCTGTGTGATTCTCTCGACGCCATTTTGGAAGAACCGATTTCATCGACATACAATCTCGATGCTGTGGAAAGTAAATTGTTCGGTATCGGTTCTGAAGCCTGCGTTATCGGATCGCATGAATTTTACATGGGGTATGCGGCAACACGAAAGATTTTGTTGTGTCTCGATGCCGGACATTTTCACCCGACAGAAGTCATTTCCAATAAAATTTCCTCGTGCCTGCTCTTTCTTGAAGGGCTGCTACTGCATGTTAGCCGTCCTATTCGCTGGGACAGCGACCACGTTGTTATTCTTGACGACGAACTTCGGGCTATCGCTCAAGAAATTGTCCGATACAACCAATCCAAACGCATCCATATCGGTCTCGACTTTTTCGATGCAAGCATCAACCGCATTGCCGCTTGGGTTATCGGAACACGAAACACGCAAAAAGCATTGCTTTTAGCTCTGTTGGAAAACACGGAGACACTGCGTCAAATCGAAGAGAGCTTCAGCTTCACAGACCGATTAGCGTATCTGGAAGAACTCAAATCCATGCCCTTTGGAGCCGTATGGGACTACTACTGCCATTCTCGAGGGGTTCCCGTGGGAACGGCCTGGTTTGATGCTGTCAAAGAGTATGAACGTACTATTTTAGCCGCCCGCGGATAG